Proteins from a genomic interval of Nerophis lumbriciformis linkage group LG01, RoL_Nlum_v2.1, whole genome shotgun sequence:
- the LOC140676603 gene encoding uncharacterized protein isoform X1 yields MENTNASSLDTYVMSYIDKLVNNVTKDLNANKVRLLSCRPEERAHIKCKIKSQFAVLEYLQGNRTKNSKIQLWVRIRTLKTKIKMSENQEKHNADKLCANWKVIDDLRMQLRQSQRKEKENAAVTEKVIQELSCQLREQRLTIQRLKEQFVKHLIPSTEHQEETMTSAEMEDKLQAVRAAVLRLQDAHKGNTSSPFITESDPTPTLNLPEPDRHRNTETSVSEVFQVCDLQMIQIITRVFAINKKCVSLVHPTTIIQATAATGECTLPASAQVALLRWPITCTHHFRGKTKVWLLRYHILSAVKY; encoded by the exons ATGGAAAATACAAATGCTTCCAGTCTGGACACCTACGTTATGTCCTACATTGACAAGCTCGTGAACAATGTCACCAAAGATCTCAATGCCAACAAAGTTCGCCTTCTGTCGTGTCGCCCTGAGGAACGAGCCCACATCAAGTGTAAAATCAAGAGCCAGTTTGCTGTCCTGGAATATCTTCAGGGGAACCgaacaaaaaacagcaaaattcaGCTGTGGGTCAGGATTCGCACTCTGAAGACGAAGATAAAGATGTCTGAAAACCAAGAGAAGCACAATGCTGACAAGTTGTGTGCTAACTGGAAGGTCATCGATGACCTGAGGATGCAGCTTCGCCAAAGTCAGAGGAAGGAGAAAGAAAATGCAGCGGTCACAGAGAAGGTAATTCAAGAGCTCAGCTGCCAGCTGAGGGAACAACGTTTGACCATTCAACGATTGAAGGAGCAGTTTGTGAAGCACCTCATTCCTTCCACCGAGCACCAGGAGGAGACCATGACATCGGCAGAGATGGAGGACAAACTCCAAGCTGTGAGAGCAGCTGTACTCCGGTTGCAGGATGCACACAAGGGCAACACGAGTTCTCCTTTCATCACAGAGAGTGACCCCACCCCCACGCTAAACCTGCCAGAACCAGACAGGCACCGGAATACTGAGACTTCTGTTTCAGAG GTCTTTCAGGTATGTGACTTACAGATGATCCAAATTATCACAAGGGTGTTCGCGATCAACAAAAAATGTGTATCCCTAGTTCACCCCACCACAATTATCCAGGCCACAGCTGCCACAGGTGAATGCACTCTGCCAGCAAGTGCTCAGGTGGCTCTGCTTAGGTGGCCAATCACATGCACACACCATTTCAGGGGCAAAACTAAAGTTTGGCTCTTACGGTATCATATTTTAAGTGCAGTTAAATACTAA
- the LOC140676603 gene encoding uncharacterized protein isoform X2, translating to MENTNASSLDTYVMSYIDKLVNNVTKDLNANKVRLLSCRPEERAHIKCKIKSQFAVLEYLQGNRTKNSKIQLWVRIRTLKTKIKMSENQEKHNADKLCANWKVIDDLRMQLRQSQRKEKENAAVTEKHQEETMTSAEMEDKLQAVRAAVLRLQDAHKGNTSSPFITESDPTPTLNLPEPDRHRNTETSVSEVFQVCDLQMIQIITRVFAINKKCVSLVHPTTIIQATAATGECTLPASAQVALLRWPITCTHHFRGKTKVWLLRYHILSAVKY from the exons ATGGAAAATACAAATGCTTCCAGTCTGGACACCTACGTTATGTCCTACATTGACAAGCTCGTGAACAATGTCACCAAAGATCTCAATGCCAACAAAGTTCGCCTTCTGTCGTGTCGCCCTGAGGAACGAGCCCACATCAAGTGTAAAATCAAGAGCCAGTTTGCTGTCCTGGAATATCTTCAGGGGAACCgaacaaaaaacagcaaaattcaGCTGTGGGTCAGGATTCGCACTCTGAAGACGAAGATAAAGATGTCTGAAAACCAAGAGAAGCACAATGCTGACAAGTTGTGTGCTAACTGGAAGGTCATCGATGACCTGAGGATGCAGCTTCGCCAAAGTCAGAGGAAGGAGAAAGAAAATGCAGCGGTCACAGAGAAG CACCAGGAGGAGACCATGACATCGGCAGAGATGGAGGACAAACTCCAAGCTGTGAGAGCAGCTGTACTCCGGTTGCAGGATGCACACAAGGGCAACACGAGTTCTCCTTTCATCACAGAGAGTGACCCCACCCCCACGCTAAACCTGCCAGAACCAGACAGGCACCGGAATACTGAGACTTCTGTTTCAGAG GTCTTTCAGGTATGTGACTTACAGATGATCCAAATTATCACAAGGGTGTTCGCGATCAACAAAAAATGTGTATCCCTAGTTCACCCCACCACAATTATCCAGGCCACAGCTGCCACAGGTGAATGCACTCTGCCAGCAAGTGCTCAGGTGGCTCTGCTTAGGTGGCCAATCACATGCACACACCATTTCAGGGGCAAAACTAAAGTTTGGCTCTTACGGTATCATATTTTAAGTGCAGTTAAATACTAA
- the LOC140676603 gene encoding uncharacterized protein isoform X3, with translation MENTNASSLDTYVMSYIDKLVNNVTKDLNANKVRLLSCRPEERAHIKCKIKSQFAVLEYLQGNRTKNSKIQLWVRIRTLKTKIKMSENQEKHNADKLCANWKVIDDLRMQLRQSQRKEKENAAVTEKEETMTSAEMEDKLQAVRAAVLRLQDAHKGNTSSPFITESDPTPTLNLPEPDRHRNTETSVSEVFQVCDLQMIQIITRVFAINKKCVSLVHPTTIIQATAATGECTLPASAQVALLRWPITCTHHFRGKTKVWLLRYHILSAVKY, from the exons ATGGAAAATACAAATGCTTCCAGTCTGGACACCTACGTTATGTCCTACATTGACAAGCTCGTGAACAATGTCACCAAAGATCTCAATGCCAACAAAGTTCGCCTTCTGTCGTGTCGCCCTGAGGAACGAGCCCACATCAAGTGTAAAATCAAGAGCCAGTTTGCTGTCCTGGAATATCTTCAGGGGAACCgaacaaaaaacagcaaaattcaGCTGTGGGTCAGGATTCGCACTCTGAAGACGAAGATAAAGATGTCTGAAAACCAAGAGAAGCACAATGCTGACAAGTTGTGTGCTAACTGGAAGGTCATCGATGACCTGAGGATGCAGCTTCGCCAAAGTCAGAGGAAGGAGAAAGAAAATGCAGCGGTCACAGAGAAG GAGGAGACCATGACATCGGCAGAGATGGAGGACAAACTCCAAGCTGTGAGAGCAGCTGTACTCCGGTTGCAGGATGCACACAAGGGCAACACGAGTTCTCCTTTCATCACAGAGAGTGACCCCACCCCCACGCTAAACCTGCCAGAACCAGACAGGCACCGGAATACTGAGACTTCTGTTTCAGAG GTCTTTCAGGTATGTGACTTACAGATGATCCAAATTATCACAAGGGTGTTCGCGATCAACAAAAAATGTGTATCCCTAGTTCACCCCACCACAATTATCCAGGCCACAGCTGCCACAGGTGAATGCACTCTGCCAGCAAGTGCTCAGGTGGCTCTGCTTAGGTGGCCAATCACATGCACACACCATTTCAGGGGCAAAACTAAAGTTTGGCTCTTACGGTATCATATTTTAAGTGCAGTTAAATACTAA
- the LOC133617541 gene encoding uncharacterized protein, with protein sequence MLKELVKERLMAAANEIFRLFERTIASYEEELERTIASYEQELDKTIATYEEELSRAGEENKRKLQQLEAVYKTQHVAEPCSPSEEEPHPQPQGGSPTLEQKDPQPRHIKEEQEDVWPTLEGQCLLTGVSVKTEDETQADSFLAPLSDSDDTTSHSPEAEDQDNAQEPLSSDIDFEGEMRTHTDIKHSEFSEKKTQRKCLICSICAKSFPYESHLTLHMRTHTREKPYSCSVCSKGFSQKGNMVAHMTTHTEDKPFSCLVCDEKFSRKSYMVLHMRTHTGEKPFSCSVCGQRISRKSNILSHMRTHTGEKPFGCSYCDRRFSHKISVVKHMKSHIRKKV encoded by the exons atgttgaaagagttggTGAAGGAGCGACTAATGGCGGCAGCTAATGAAATATTCAGGCTGTTCGAAAGAACGATAGCgtcgtacgaggaggaacttgaACGAACGATAGCATCATACGAGCAGGAACTTGACAAAACAATAGCGacctacgaggaggaactttctcgCGCAGGAGAGGAGAACAAACGGAAACTCCAACAACTGGAAGCTGTTTACAAGACGCAACACGTTGCAG AACCGTGCAGCCCCAGTGAAGAGGAACCACACCCTCAGCCGCAGGGGGGAAGCCCTACCTTGGAGCAGAAAGATCCACAGCCCCGCCATATCAAAGAGGAACAGGAGGACGTTTGGCCCACTCTGGAAGGACAGTGTCTTCTTACGGGTGTCTCCGTAAAGACTGAAGACGAAACACAAGCAGACAgcttcttagctccactatcggACAGTGACGACACAACATCACACTCTCCTGAGGCTGAAGACCAGGACAACGCccaagaacctttgagcagcgatataGACTTTGAAGGTGAAATGAGGACTCACACAGACATAAAACACTCCGAATTCTCTGAAAAAAAGACACAGAGGAAATGTTTAATCTGCTCAATTTGTGCTAAAAGCTTTCCTTACGAGAGCCATTTGACTCTACACATGCGGACACACACTAGAGAAAAACCCTACAGTTGCTCAGTTTGCAGTAAAGGATTCTCTCAAAAGGGAAATATGGTAGCACACATGACAACGCATACAGAAGACAAACCTTTTAGTTGCTTAGTTTGTGATGAAAAATTCTCTCGAAAGTCATATAtggtattacacatgagaactcacactggagaaaaaccttttagttgttcagtttgtggtcaaAGAATATCAAGAAAGTCAAATATTCTGTCACatatgagaacgcacacaggtgaaaaaccatttggtTGTTCTTACTGTGATAGAAGATTCTCTCATAAGATATCAGTGGTAAAACACATGAAATCACACATTAGAAAAAAAGTTTGA